The genomic region TGGCTCGCTGCACGAGATTATCGAGTCACTAGATGTGTTTtccaagaagctccaagatGCTGGCAAGTTTGCAGATGATCACCCTGACGTGGCGTTAACATACTATTCCCGTGCCATTGATGCTGCTCGTATCAGGCTTGAGAAATATTTTGGCCTCACTGATGTCACCCCTGCATCCGGCTAACAAGTTTACTTATTTCGAGCTTGAATGGAGTTACAATAGGCAATGGGTCAGTGGCGCAAGGAGAGTGGTACAGGAGGTATTCGCACAATACGAGGCAGCAGCTGCGGAAGCGGACCTAATGGACAGAGCacgacaggaggaggagccggaggaggaggctgttGTTGGACAACAGTATGACTCTTGATccacttcagcaagctcgtaaACGTCGTCAGAGGCTGGCTGTCACCGCGACGTCAGCTACACGAGGAAAGAAACGGGTAAAATTGACGTCTGAGCTAGATGAGTTTATGGCAAGGACTAATAAGgctgatctggatgttgaggatcctctggagtggcgggttcgccatgcatctgactatcctatcctggcgaagatggcgtttgaGTTGTTCAATTGCCCAGCAATGAGCGCTGAGTgtgagcgcgtcttctcaCAGACAAACAAGGTCACCGCGGATGAACAGAACCAGCTCAGTTCGGACACAGTGGCAGCTATTGAATGccagaagcacttgcttcgaAGCGGAATGTTGGCTTAGACTCCCTACCGCCGTAGCCATACAGGGAATGGAAAATAGTCGAGTAATGTCATCTGGTGGACAAAAGATTAACCAGTGAACCGTGCGAGCGTGCACGTCCCATAAAAACACACCGTGCCACCCCtacttcaactcaatcaacaccCCAGATTGAGTTGATCGCCACCTTAATCGATTGAAACGATTTTCTGCACCCTACACTCATCTGATCTGCCACAAGCCCAAATACCGATATcatatcattgtcatcctacAAGGGTTGTTTCTCAGCTTACGCCATGCATGCTTCAACGCTGATGTTGACTCAGAAAAGCACGACACGTCCCTTTTAGTTAGGAAAAATGCCCCTCAAAGTAGAAAAAGATCAGCACTATAGTGGCGGTTACAATCGCCACACCAGCCCGCGCGACTGAAAGTGTCATATAAAGCAATGTACCCCTTATACTTAAAAGATACGCGTTTTGTCTTAAGGATTACTGCAAGTATTCTGCAAAAAAATATCCCGCACTTGTAGCCTCTATGTATACAGCTAATCAGCCACTTTTGATTGGATATCTCAGCCACACGCTAAAAGGAACAACTTTCGGTCTTAAAGAGATACCTGACCCTCCAAGTCACACagtgtcacagcctgagcctgatCCTGATCCTAGGGcactatagctatatatatgagaatgcagtgtaaggtcagggaccttacatcctagtcttttgccattttAGTGCAGCGGGTAAGGccctgaatgcatccagggaccctggccgtgacatACAGAACTTTCAGCTTTCAACTCAACTGTCATGTATATTTCGGCTTCTTCATTCCATTCAAGGTGGGCCTAAATGGACGTTTATCCATTCTACGAGAAGCTGTGtagatggaaatggaatggaccgccagcctgTTCATAACAGACTGTGTTCAgattttttaaacttatataatactagttTTAGTATGTGGCACGGTGTGGTGTTTTCAGACCTTCGGAATGTAATTTTAACCACCAGTGCAAATATGCATGACGAGTCAGCCACCTCCGGTCACCCTATGATTAAACCTAAGAACATTTATAAATACTGCTTCTACCTCCTCTTTTTATCTTTCTattctcttcatcctcattaCCTACTTCTTTCAGTATCTTGCAACCCCTCTAATCTCATTCAATTATATTTTACCATCCAAAAACAATAAATCTACCTCTCTAAAATGAAGTTCTTCTCAGTTCTTGCCATCTTCTCTGGCGTCCTCGCTGCTCCTTCTACTCGTGGTGGCGGCGACGATGATAGCTTCTTTGATCCCTGCCCAACTATCTATGGCGAGGTTTTGTGCTGTAACCCTGGTGTTGGTAATTTTGATATTAACTGTGTCAAACGTAAGTAATAAGGAAGAATTATCTTTGGACTATTAGAAAAAGGCTAATTACTAAAACAGCTACTATTGCTCCTACAAGTATCGATGACTTCAAGGCCAGTTGCGCCAGTGTTGGCAAGAATGCCCGTTGCTGCATTGCCCCTATAGTAAGTTAACCTTTCTCTATAAACAcctaacgtacatgataagcgggtgcaacagacaagcgagtgcaacaaaaaatcccgcaatttacatcttctcaacttaatcaattaattttcaaccaccaaatatgccagacccaaatattgaggctaggattcttcttgcacttcgtgcccttcaaaatgacccaaaattaagtctccgacgcgccgcaggcatctaccaggtccgttattggactttatatcgccgacagaagggtatcctttctacgcgtgattctatcccaaaatcacgcaaactatctgatctagaagaacagatcatagttcagttcattctcgatctggattcgcgagggtttcccccgcgactgcgttgtgttgaggagatggctaaccgattgctcgccgaccgcgagacgccgcctgtcagcaagcgctgggcctctaacttcgtcaagcgacacaaagacctcaagacgcatttcccccgtaaatatgactaccagagagccaaatgtgaagatccgaccattattcgcaactggtttaggctcgtagcaaatgtaattgcgaagtatggcatccgacctgatgaaatctacaactttgacgagactggctttatgatgggcgttattgcgagcggaatggtcgtcacaggtgctgaaaggcgtggaagaccaaaatcagtgcagcctggaaaccgggaatggattacagtcattcaggcgatcaatgccgagggccaagcgatcccgccgttcatcataggtgcgggccaatatcacctcgcccactggtaccgagaaagcaacctcccgggcgattgggctattgcgacgagtcctaatggctggacagataacgagataggcctcgagtggctaaagcacttcgaccggtgtactaccaagcaatcaaagaatcgctatcgtctcctgatcctcgacggacaccaaagtcaccactcggtcgactttgagagatattgcaaggcaaataaaatcatcacgctttgtataccgcctcattcgtctcatctgctgcagcctcttgatgtcgggtgctttggcctgcttaagaaggcttacgggcgagaaatcgagcatttgatcagatgctccgtaacccacatttccaaaaccgagttcttgccggctttttacaccgcctaccaggccacaatgacagagaaaaatattaaagcagcctttagaggagccggacttgctcctctcgacccagaaagtgtaatctcgaagctcgatgtgcagctgcggactccaacgcctgtggaggaggtagttagcccctcgaccccttgggtctcaaagaccccaaagactatccttgaagccgactctcagcttgaatatcttgaaaagagaatcaaaaggcataaaagtagctctccagagtcaattctagaagcattgaggtcttcttccaagggaacaaagatagttatgcataaggttgccttattagaggccagggtccaagatcttgaacaggcaaataagatactaagccggcggcggagggcaaaaagaacccggctacagaaaggaggggtgatgacagtagaggaaggaaggcaagtaattgatcaaacggatgttgatgcgcaggcggtggctggaccatcgagaagtggtggtcaaggagggcctccgcgaatgaaggaaaggcgctgtggagcgtgcggcaagacaggacataatgcaaggacctgtcagatacttgtcgctatgtctatggaagaatatagcgattaattttacttaattaatagtctgttgtgtttttattgctatttctatctgagatgttgtgatgttgtgttgcactcgcttgtctgttgcacccgcttatcatgtacgttattgGTTTAACAAGAGGTTTGAATACCCACGTCTTACACGGATGGCTATAGACATCCTCTCTGTGCCTCCAATGGCGGCGGAGTGCGAGAGGGTATTCTCTTCCTGTGGGAACATGGTGTCGGCCAAACGCTGCCGGCTGCAGGCGGAAACAGTTGTCGTAACGCAAACCGTGAGGTCGTCCTGGTTAAAGGCGGGTTTGCTGGACGATTATGACGGATTGCTCAAGGATGTGGTGGCAGAAGAATGAGTCCAGACTTAATCGCGCTCACTATGGCCGGGATGTTTCGTTCATTGAATCATT from Fusarium poae strain DAOMC 252244 chromosome Unknown contig_2, whole genome shotgun sequence harbors:
- a CDS encoding uncharacterized protein (SECRETED:SignalP(1-15)), whose translation is MKFFSVLAIFSGVLAAPSTRGGGDDDSFFDPCPTIYGEVLCCNPGVGNFDINCVKPTIAPTSIDDFKASCASVGKNARCCIAPIVS